In the [Clostridium] colinum genome, one interval contains:
- a CDS encoding TIGR03943 family putative permease subunit, with protein MRYIKTLIPVFFITLLLSGCIFNKAKDENKPKEDITTIETSSIETSESTYTESSTQEATNTLSNETKTQAETKQETTTKSQAKEKTKEETTTSSLSPNIPPIVIDDNKTEDKTNDKNEDILVIGEKLFLTQINEIYFNFDSYKDKTIVVEGMYTLFYNQEGIQNIPVVYRKGPGCCGNDGWGGFFLKYDGEFPKDNDWVKVTGTPELVDNNGFIELHLNVSKLEVLEERGAEFVEQ; from the coding sequence GTGAGGTATATTAAAACTTTAATACCCGTGTTTTTTATAACTTTACTATTAAGTGGTTGTATTTTTAACAAAGCTAAAGATGAAAATAAACCTAAAGAAGATATTACAACTATTGAAACTTCATCAATAGAAACAAGTGAAAGCACTTATACAGAAAGCTCTACACAAGAGGCTACTAATACACTGAGTAATGAAACTAAAACACAAGCAGAAACTAAACAAGAAACAACTACTAAAAGTCAAGCTAAAGAAAAAACAAAAGAAGAAACGACAACTAGTAGTTTATCACCTAATATTCCACCTATTGTTATAGACGATAATAAAACAGAAGATAAAACAAATGATAAAAACGAAGATATACTTGTAATAGGTGAAAAACTTTTTTTAACACAAATTAATGAAATTTATTTTAATTTTGATAGTTATAAAGATAAAACTATTGTAGTTGAAGGTATGTACACATTATTTTACAATCAAGAAGGAATTCAAAATATTCCAGTAGTTTATAGAAAAGGTCCTGGTTGTTGTGGAAATGATGGCTGGGGAGGTTTTTTCTTAAAATATGATGGTGAGTTTCCTAAAGACAACGACTGGGTAAAAGTTACAGGAACACCTGAATTAGTTGATAACAATGGCTTTATTGAGTTACATTTAAATGTAAGTAAACTAGAAGTGTTGGAAGAAAGAGGAGCAGAATTTGTTGAACAATAG
- a CDS encoding metal ABC transporter permease, with amino-acid sequence MINLIQEMLSYPFMVRAFIVGILVSLCASLLGVSMVLKRYSMIGDGLSHVGFGALAIATALNVAPLVISLPIVVIAAFLLLRLKENSKIKGDAAIAIVSTGSLAIGIMVVSMTTGMNTDVCNYLFGSILGVRQNEVLLTIVLSITVLIIFILFYNRIFAVTFDETFSRATGTKADFYNMLIALLTAFTIVLGMRTMGALLISSLIIFPALTAMRIFKQFKKVIICSAIISVFCFILGLTISYVYATPTGASVAILNICFFIIFSILDWARGKR; translated from the coding sequence ATGATTAATTTAATACAAGAAATGTTATCATATCCTTTTATGGTACGTGCTTTTATTGTAGGGATTCTTGTATCTTTATGTGCCTCATTATTAGGTGTTAGTATGGTGTTAAAAAGATATTCTATGATTGGTGATGGGCTTTCTCATGTTGGGTTTGGAGCATTAGCCATAGCCACAGCACTTAATGTAGCACCGCTTGTTATCTCTTTACCAATAGTGGTAATAGCAGCATTTTTGTTATTACGTCTCAAAGAAAATAGTAAGATAAAAGGAGATGCAGCTATTGCTATTGTTTCGACAGGCTCGTTAGCAATTGGTATAATGGTAGTATCTATGACTACAGGTATGAACACAGATGTATGTAATTATTTATTTGGTTCTATACTAGGTGTAAGACAAAACGAGGTTTTATTAACAATAGTACTTTCTATAACTGTTTTAATAATTTTTATATTATTTTATAATAGAATTTTTGCAGTTACATTTGATGAAACTTTTTCAAGAGCTACTGGAACAAAAGCAGATTTTTATAATATGTTAATAGCTCTTTTAACAGCCTTTACAATTGTATTAGGTATGCGTACTATGGGTGCATTATTAATATCTAGTTTAATAATATTTCCAGCATTAACAGCAATGCGTATATTTAAACAATTTAAAAAAGTAATAATATGTTCGGCTATAATATCTGTATTTTGTTTTATACTAGGATTAACTATTTCATATGTATATGCTACACCTACTGGAGCTAGTGTTGCAATTTTAAATATTTGCTTTTTTATAATATTTTCAATACTTGATTGGGCTCGAGGGAAGAGGTGA